Proteins from a genomic interval of Clostridium sp. AN503:
- a CDS encoding ComEC/Rec2 family competence protein: MKKIRRSLCSLLLAALVTVTAAPSELMASPPDKMEVHFIDVGQGDATLIKCGGRAMLIDAGDDSKGTAIQNYLQKQGVKKLDYLVLTHPDSDHIGGAPVIITKFDIDKVFVSNFEKDNRTYEKLIQALDYKGLKYITPEVGAAYALGTASIRILGPGKSYQNPNDSSVALIVQNGSNRFLFTGDAEEAAEQDILMNNEDIKADVYQVGHHGSKTSTSEAFFEAVSPACAVISCAEGNSYGHPSAQTLNTFRMNGVKVYRTDEEGTIIAVSDGTRITFDVPPSESWRPGEPSGSSAAQSVKKELTYVLNTKTKKFHRPSCGSLPTANRKDSSESRSSLISKGYSACKVCKP; encoded by the coding sequence ATGAAAAAGATCAGGAGATCCCTATGCAGCCTGCTGCTGGCCGCGCTGGTCACGGTGACAGCTGCGCCTTCTGAACTGATGGCTTCGCCGCCTGACAAGATGGAGGTGCACTTTATTGATGTGGGACAGGGCGACGCAACCCTGATCAAATGCGGCGGCAGGGCAATGCTCATTGATGCCGGAGATGATTCAAAAGGAACTGCAATTCAAAATTATCTTCAAAAGCAGGGCGTTAAGAAATTGGATTATCTGGTTTTGACTCATCCGGATAGCGACCATATCGGCGGCGCTCCAGTGATCATAACCAAGTTTGATATTGATAAAGTCTTTGTGTCAAACTTTGAAAAGGACAACAGGACCTATGAGAAATTGATCCAGGCGCTCGATTATAAAGGACTGAAGTACATCACCCCGGAGGTTGGGGCAGCGTATGCTCTGGGGACTGCCTCCATAAGGATTCTTGGTCCGGGGAAAAGCTATCAGAATCCCAATGATTCCTCTGTGGCTCTTATTGTACAGAACGGCAGCAACAGATTTTTGTTTACCGGGGATGCAGAGGAAGCTGCGGAACAGGATATCCTTATGAACAACGAGGATATAAAAGCAGATGTTTACCAGGTTGGACATCACGGAAGCAAAACGTCTACCAGTGAAGCGTTCTTTGAGGCGGTAAGCCCGGCCTGTGCAGTGATCAGCTGTGCAGAAGGGAATTCTTACGGGCATCCCAGTGCGCAGACTCTGAATACATTCCGTATGAACGGCGTGAAGGTGTACAGGACCGATGAAGAGGGGACGATCATAGCGGTTTCAGACGGGACCAGGATCACATTTGATGTGCCTCCGTCAGAATCGTGGAGACCCGGCGAGCCGTCCGGTTCCTCCGCTGCGCAGAGCGTAAAAAAGGAATTAACTTATGTACTGAATACAAAGACCAAAAAGTTCCACAGGCCATCCTGCGGTTCTTTGCCGACGGCGAACCGTAAAGACTCATCGGAAAGCAGGAGCAGTCTGATATCAAAGGGATATTCGGCATGTAAAGTATGTAAACCGTAA
- a CDS encoding LL-diaminopimelate aminotransferase, whose amino-acid sequence MPKLNENYQNLKESYLFVEIAHRVAAYTAAHPDKKIIRLGIGDVTLPLAPLALKGLHEGVDAMASSETFKGYGPEQGYPFLQDAIASYYARSGVKVEPSSIFISDGAKSDTGNISELFDVDNVILIPDPVYPVYVDANVMSGKKITYMSGNAENSFLPMPDKNLHADIIYLCSPNNPTGAVYNKDQLKEWVDYALANQAVILFDSAYEAFITDPELPRSIYAIEGAKRCAIEFGSLSKTAGFTGTRCGYTVVPEELVFTASNGEEMSLHAMWNRRQSTKFNGTSYIVQNGAAAVFTEEGMAQCRENIRYYQENARIIANALERKNIRFFGGVHSPYIWFECPDSMDSWEFFDRMLHEIQVVGTPGAGFGENGKYYFRLTAFGSRENTLEAMERFEALF is encoded by the coding sequence ATGCCAAAATTAAATGAAAACTACCAGAACTTAAAGGAAAGCTATCTGTTTGTCGAGATTGCACACCGCGTTGCCGCCTACACCGCGGCCCATCCGGACAAGAAGATCATCCGCCTCGGCATCGGCGACGTGACCCTCCCGCTGGCTCCGCTGGCCTTAAAGGGACTTCACGAGGGCGTGGACGCCATGGCCTCATCCGAAACCTTCAAAGGGTATGGACCGGAACAGGGCTATCCGTTCCTCCAGGACGCCATCGCATCCTATTATGCCCGCAGCGGCGTAAAGGTAGAGCCTTCCAGCATCTTTATCTCGGACGGGGCTAAAAGCGACACCGGCAATATCTCCGAGCTGTTCGACGTGGATAATGTGATCCTGATCCCCGACCCGGTTTACCCGGTCTACGTAGACGCCAATGTGATGAGCGGCAAAAAGATCACCTACATGTCCGGGAATGCAGAAAACAGCTTTCTGCCCATGCCGGATAAAAACCTGCACGCCGATATCATTTACCTGTGCTCCCCCAACAATCCCACGGGCGCTGTCTACAACAAGGACCAGCTGAAAGAGTGGGTGGATTATGCCCTGGCAAACCAGGCGGTCATCCTGTTTGATTCTGCCTACGAAGCCTTCATCACCGACCCGGAACTGCCCCGGAGCATTTATGCCATCGAGGGGGCAAAGCGCTGCGCGATCGAATTTGGCTCCCTGTCAAAAACAGCAGGCTTTACCGGCACCCGCTGCGGCTACACGGTTGTGCCGGAGGAACTTGTTTTTACCGCCTCGAACGGCGAAGAAATGTCTCTTCATGCCATGTGGAACCGCAGACAGTCCACCAAGTTCAACGGCACCTCCTACATTGTCCAGAACGGCGCCGCTGCGGTATTTACAGAGGAAGGCATGGCACAGTGCCGGGAAAACATCCGGTATTATCAGGAAAATGCCCGCATCATCGCAAACGCCCTGGAACGAAAAAATATCCGTTTCTTTGGCGGCGTCCATTCCCCGTATATCTGGTTTGAATGCCCGGACAGCATGGATTCCTGGGAATTCTTTGACCGGATGCTGCATGAGATCCAGGTGGTCGGCACACCAGGCGCAGGCTTTGGCGAAAACGGGAAATACTACTTCCGCCTGACCGCGTTCGGCAGCCGTGAGAACACCCTTGAAGCCATGGAGCGTTTTGAGGCGCTGTTTTAA
- a CDS encoding zf-HC2 domain-containing protein, with the protein MLSCREAEKMVMPFIDGQLDEQELEAFLNHIHGCPACKEELEIYYTVSLGLRQLDSGTGVYDITGALEESLDTAWIKVRAVRLRKVVCYAVNTLCVTGVLTVLVMQLRMWAQSGRL; encoded by the coding sequence ATGTTGAGCTGCAGGGAAGCGGAGAAGATGGTAATGCCATTTATTGACGGACAACTGGATGAGCAGGAACTGGAAGCGTTCTTGAACCATATCCACGGCTGTCCGGCCTGCAAAGAGGAGCTGGAGATATATTATACCGTCTCGCTGGGACTGAGGCAGCTGGATTCCGGGACCGGTGTTTATGATATCACCGGGGCGCTGGAGGAGAGCCTGGATACCGCATGGATCAAGGTGCGGGCCGTCCGGCTGCGCAAGGTGGTCTGCTATGCGGTGAATACCCTGTGTGTGACAGGCGTGCTGACCGTGCTGGTGATGCAGCTGCGCATGTGGGCACAGAGCGGCAGATTGTAA
- the polA gene encoding DNA polymerase I → MGKLVLIDGHSILNRAFYGVPELTNSEGLHTNAVYGFLNIMFKILEEEKADHLAVAFDLKEPTFRHKMFADYKGTRKPMPEELREQVPLMKEVLAAMGIPIMTMAGYEADDILGTLAKRNQAAGVEVSVVSGDRDLLQLADTHIKIRIPKTSRGGTEVKDYYPEDVKREYQVTPTEFIDVKALMGDASDNIPGVPSIGEKTATSLIVNYGSIENAHAHLDEIKPPRAQKALSEHYDMAVMSKELATICLDCPIDFSYEDAEIGNLYTPEAYQYMKRLEFKSILARFDVQDVGGTSLEENFWTVADLSGVEQVFEKAKAAERVGFQLVLEQDRIGGLALCFGETDIYAIPVDGMFITGPYLCDKLKALVGAREASVAVLSLKPQLPHLNLDYESPVLDAGVAGYLLNPLKDTYDYDDLARDYLGMTVPSRADLLGKASINEALSQGDQSAVNCVCYMGYIAWKAMPVLEEKLKEQGMLSLFLEMEMPLIYSLYHMEAAGVRVDKEQLKEYGDHLKVRIVKLEQEIYELAGEQFNINSPKQLGEILFERMQLPHGKKTKTGYSTAADVLEKLAPDYPVVRMILDYRQLTKLNSTYAEGLAVYIQDDGRIHGRFNQTITATGRISSTEPNLQNIPVRMELGRAIRKVFVPEEGYIFVDADYSQIELRILAHMSGDERLISAYRDAQDIHAITASEVFHTPLDEVTSLQRRNAKAVNFGIVYGISAFGLSEDLSISRKEAVEYINKYFDTYPGVKVFLDGLVAQGKEQGYVTTMFGRRRPIPELKSANFMQRSFGERVAMNSPIQGTAADIMKIAMIAVDRELRDRHLKSRIVLQVHDELLVETHESEVEEVTGILVDKMKHAAALKVSLEVEAHTGDNWMDAK, encoded by the coding sequence ATGGGAAAACTTGTATTGATAGACGGACACAGCATTTTAAACCGGGCGTTTTACGGCGTTCCGGAACTGACCAATTCTGAGGGACTCCACACGAACGCGGTGTATGGGTTCCTCAATATTATGTTTAAGATCCTGGAGGAGGAGAAGGCGGACCATCTGGCGGTAGCCTTTGACCTAAAGGAGCCGACCTTCCGGCATAAGATGTTTGCGGATTACAAGGGCACCAGAAAACCCATGCCGGAGGAGCTGAGGGAGCAGGTGCCGCTCATGAAGGAAGTGCTGGCGGCCATGGGAATCCCGATCATGACCATGGCGGGATATGAGGCGGATGATATCCTCGGGACCCTGGCGAAGAGAAACCAGGCGGCAGGCGTGGAGGTTTCCGTGGTCTCCGGTGACCGGGATCTGCTGCAGCTTGCAGACACCCATATTAAGATCCGCATACCCAAGACTTCCCGTGGAGGGACAGAGGTGAAGGACTATTATCCGGAGGACGTAAAGCGGGAGTACCAGGTGACGCCGACGGAGTTTATCGATGTGAAAGCTCTGATGGGGGACGCCTCCGACAACATTCCCGGAGTTCCCTCTATCGGAGAGAAGACGGCGACCAGCCTGATCGTCAATTACGGCAGCATTGAAAATGCACACGCGCATTTGGATGAGATCAAGCCTCCGCGGGCGCAGAAGGCGCTTTCAGAGCACTATGACATGGCGGTGATGAGCAAGGAGCTGGCGACGATCTGCCTGGACTGCCCCATTGATTTTTCCTATGAGGATGCTGAGATCGGCAACCTTTATACACCGGAAGCCTATCAGTATATGAAGCGTCTGGAGTTTAAATCCATCCTGGCCAGATTTGACGTGCAGGACGTGGGCGGCACCTCTCTGGAGGAGAATTTCTGGACGGTTGCGGATCTGTCTGGTGTGGAGCAGGTGTTTGAGAAGGCGAAGGCGGCGGAGCGGGTCGGCTTCCAGCTGGTGCTGGAACAGGACAGGATCGGCGGCCTGGCGCTCTGTTTCGGGGAGACGGATATCTATGCCATCCCGGTGGACGGGATGTTTATCACGGGACCGTATCTGTGTGACAAGCTGAAAGCGCTGGTGGGAGCCAGGGAAGCCTCTGTGGCTGTTTTGAGCTTAAAGCCGCAGCTTCCGCATCTGAACCTGGACTATGAAAGCCCGGTACTGGATGCCGGTGTGGCTGGGTACCTCTTGAATCCGTTAAAGGATACCTATGATTATGACGATCTGGCGCGGGACTATCTGGGGATGACCGTACCGTCCAGAGCCGATCTCCTTGGAAAAGCTTCCATCAATGAAGCGCTGTCCCAGGGGGACCAGAGCGCCGTCAACTGCGTCTGTTATATGGGGTATATTGCATGGAAGGCCATGCCTGTGCTGGAAGAAAAATTAAAGGAACAGGGGATGCTTTCCCTGTTTTTGGAGATGGAGATGCCTCTGATCTACAGCCTGTACCATATGGAGGCGGCAGGAGTCCGCGTGGATAAAGAGCAGCTTAAGGAATACGGCGACCACTTGAAGGTGCGGATCGTGAAGCTGGAGCAGGAGATCTACGAGCTGGCCGGGGAGCAGTTCAACATCAATTCCCCGAAGCAGCTGGGAGAGATCCTTTTTGAGCGGATGCAGCTTCCCCATGGCAAGAAGACCAAGACTGGATACTCCACGGCAGCGGATGTGCTGGAAAAGCTGGCGCCCGATTATCCTGTGGTCCGGATGATCCTGGATTATCGTCAGCTCACCAAGCTGAATTCCACCTATGCGGAAGGACTTGCCGTCTATATCCAGGATGACGGCAGGATCCATGGCAGATTCAACCAGACGATCACAGCCACGGGACGCATCAGCAGCACAGAGCCGAACCTTCAGAATATACCGGTGCGCATGGAGCTTGGAAGGGCGATCCGCAAGGTGTTTGTGCCGGAGGAAGGTTATATCTTCGTGGATGCCGACTATTCACAGATTGAGCTGCGTATCCTGGCCCACATGTCGGGAGACGAGCGGCTGATCAGTGCATACCGGGACGCCCAGGATATCCATGCGATCACAGCCTCCGAAGTGTTCCACACGCCCCTTGACGAAGTGACTTCCCTGCAGCGGCGCAATGCCAAGGCGGTCAACTTTGGGATTGTTTATGGGATCAGCGCCTTTGGGCTGAGCGAGGACTTGAGCATCAGCCGGAAAGAGGCGGTGGAGTATATCAACAAATATTTTGACACGTATCCCGGGGTTAAGGTGTTCCTGGATGGCCTGGTGGCCCAGGGGAAGGAACAGGGCTATGTGACCACCATGTTTGGACGGAGGCGGCCGATCCCGGAGCTGAAATCGGCAAACTTTATGCAGCGTTCCTTTGGGGAAAGGGTTGCGATGAATTCTCCGATCCAGGGAACTGCGGCCGATATCATGAAGATTGCGATGATCGCTGTGGACCGGGAGCTGAGGGACCGTCACCTGAAGTCACGGATCGTGCTCCAGGTACATGATGAGCTTCTGGTGGAGACTCACGAAAGCGAAGTTGAGGAGGTTACCGGGATCCTTGTGGATAAGATGAAACACGCGGCGGCCCTGAAGGTATCTCTGGAGGTGGAGGCCCATACCGGAGACAACTGGATGGATGCAAAATAA
- a CDS encoding D-amino acid aminotransferase, which translates to MENLGYYNGRIAPIEEMMVPMNDRASYFGDGVYEATMVSNHKIFALADHIERFYNSAGLVQIEVPYTKQELADILNDLVQKVDSPDQMLYWQVTRGTAPRNHIFPKDVKANLWVTIKPMKVKDQGKKLKLTTAEDTRFLCCNIKTLNLMLNCMAANRAEELGCDESIFHRGDIVTECAHSNVSILKDGVLYTHPTDHYILPGITRKHIIQICKDHNIPVDETPFTMAQLMDADEVLVTSSTQLCRSAGSVDGVPVGGKAPELVKLIQEAYMDKYIDETK; encoded by the coding sequence ATGGAAAATTTAGGATACTACAATGGCAGGATCGCACCGATCGAAGAGATGATGGTTCCCATGAATGACCGCGCCAGTTATTTTGGCGACGGGGTATACGAGGCGACCATGGTGAGCAACCATAAGATCTTTGCGCTGGCGGACCATATCGAGCGTTTTTATAACAGCGCGGGTCTGGTACAGATTGAGGTCCCCTATACGAAACAGGAGCTGGCAGATATTTTAAATGACCTGGTGCAGAAGGTGGATTCCCCGGATCAGATGCTCTACTGGCAGGTGACCCGCGGAACGGCGCCCAGAAACCATATTTTTCCAAAGGATGTGAAAGCGAATCTTTGGGTAACGATCAAGCCCATGAAGGTGAAGGATCAGGGGAAGAAGCTGAAACTGACTACGGCGGAGGATACCCGTTTCCTCTGCTGTAACATCAAGACCCTGAACCTGATGCTCAACTGCATGGCGGCAAACCGGGCGGAGGAGCTGGGGTGCGATGAGAGCATCTTCCACAGAGGGGACATCGTTACGGAGTGCGCCCACAGCAATGTGAGTATTTTAAAGGACGGCGTTCTGTATACCCATCCGACAGACCACTATATCCTGCCGGGGATTACCAGGAAGCATATCATCCAGATCTGTAAGGATCACAATATCCCGGTGGATGAGACTCCCTTTACCATGGCCCAGCTGATGGATGCGGATGAGGTGCTGGTCACCAGTTCCACCCAGCTTTGCCGGAGCGCAGGCAGCGTAGACGGCGTACCGGTGGGCGGAAAGGCTCCGGAGCTTGTAAAGCTGATCCAGGAAGCTTATATGGATAAATACATAGACGAGACGAAGTGA
- the sfsA gene encoding DNA/RNA nuclease SfsA, protein MKYDHMMPAVFLERPNRFIAYCDLNGTRVKCHVKNTGRCRELLIPGAPVILKYHPDAAAAGRKTEYSLISVYKAMPHGLELVNMDSQAPNQAAWEWLTQGGLSGATVTKIRREVRFGDSRIDLAFEEDGIPAFMEVKGVTLEQDGVARFPDAPTERGIKHLKELEHAVSEGFHAYAMFVIAMKGVHAFEPNRATHPEFAEALVHAASHGVTILACDCLVTQDSLALDQLIPVFPCGQTETDNEKAVLNGVSRSD, encoded by the coding sequence ATGAAATACGACCATATGATGCCCGCCGTTTTTTTAGAACGCCCCAACCGCTTTATCGCCTATTGCGATCTGAACGGAACCCGTGTAAAATGCCATGTAAAAAACACAGGCCGCTGCCGGGAGCTGCTGATCCCGGGCGCGCCCGTCATCCTTAAGTACCATCCGGACGCCGCTGCCGCCGGGAGAAAGACGGAATACTCCCTCATCAGCGTCTATAAGGCCATGCCCCACGGCCTGGAGCTGGTCAACATGGATTCTCAGGCCCCCAATCAGGCTGCCTGGGAATGGCTCACTCAAGGTGGGCTCTCTGGCGCTACAGTCACAAAGATCCGCAGGGAAGTCCGGTTTGGAGACTCCCGCATCGATCTGGCATTCGAGGAGGATGGAATCCCGGCATTCATGGAGGTAAAGGGCGTCACGCTGGAACAGGACGGCGTCGCCCGCTTTCCCGACGCCCCCACAGAACGCGGCATCAAGCATTTAAAAGAGCTGGAGCACGCCGTATCCGAAGGCTTCCACGCCTACGCCATGTTTGTCATCGCCATGAAAGGCGTGCACGCCTTCGAGCCAAACCGCGCCACCCATCCGGAATTTGCCGAAGCATTAGTCCATGCCGCTTCCCACGGAGTAACGATCCTCGCCTGCGACTGCCTGGTCACACAGGATTCCCTGGCTCTGGACCAGCTCATCCCGGTGTTCCCATGCGGACAAACGGAAACAGACAACGAAAAGGCCGTTTTAAACGGTGTCAGCCGCTCAGACTGA
- a CDS encoding DUF523 domain-containing protein — protein MSREYREGVSAGVPGDAGSEGKVHVLVSACLLGVHCRYNGKGVLDDGVLGLMQDAELVPVCPEVLGGLATPRQPAERVEDRVVTVDGVDVTAQYQRGAEETLHLARLYDCPCAVLKERSPSCGCGVVYDGTHTGGLTEGDGVTAEVLKAEGIRVFGESRTSECRTFLEIIKGEADRMENQTNPEK, from the coding sequence ATGAGCAGGGAATATAGAGAAGGCGTGAGCGCAGGGGTACCTGGGGACGCGGGTAGCGAGGGGAAGGTTCATGTCCTGGTGAGTGCGTGCCTGTTGGGGGTACATTGCAGGTACAATGGAAAGGGTGTGCTGGACGACGGTGTGCTGGGACTTATGCAGGATGCAGAGCTGGTTCCGGTCTGCCCGGAGGTGCTTGGCGGGCTGGCGACACCGCGTCAGCCCGCGGAACGGGTGGAAGACCGGGTTGTTACTGTAGATGGCGTCGATGTGACGGCTCAGTACCAAAGGGGGGCAGAAGAGACGCTGCATCTGGCAAGGCTTTATGACTGCCCGTGCGCGGTCCTTAAGGAGAGAAGTCCCTCCTGCGGCTGCGGCGTGGTCTATGATGGGACGCATACGGGGGGCCTGACGGAAGGGGACGGAGTGACTGCGGAGGTTCTTAAGGCGGAAGGTATAAGAGTCTTTGGGGAGAGCAGGACTTCGGAATGCAGGACTTTTCTGGAGATTATAAAGGGAGAAGCGGACAGAATGGAAAACCAGACCAATCCAGAAAAATAA
- a CDS encoding SseB family protein produces the protein MNNQSSEEVKNPKLVQAMLDLKKHDNPYTRGVLAAALMDARLLSPIQRQTVLTEKEGPSARIKFEDIQNTEGEKFYLAFTDMDEYAKWNEDGKHNQALIMTMEDFGNILIRHINDLRGFVINPYGENVSITKDLLLSLLKQREAKQNANRGN, from the coding sequence ATGAATAATCAATCATCTGAAGAAGTAAAAAACCCGAAACTGGTACAGGCAATGCTGGATTTGAAAAAGCATGATAACCCATATACCCGCGGTGTCCTGGCAGCTGCGCTGATGGATGCAAGGCTGCTGTCGCCGATCCAGAGGCAGACTGTCCTGACCGAGAAGGAAGGACCGTCCGCAAGGATCAAGTTTGAAGACATCCAGAATACGGAAGGGGAGAAGTTTTATCTTGCGTTCACGGATATGGATGAGTATGCCAAGTGGAATGAAGACGGAAAGCACAATCAGGCGCTGATCATGACCATGGAGGATTTCGGCAATATTTTGATCCGCCATATCAATGATCTGAGAGGCTTTGTGATCAATCCATATGGGGAGAATGTCAGCATCACCAAGGATCTTCTTTTGTCCCTGCTGAAACAGAGAGAGGCAAAGCAGAACGCAAACCGGGGCAACTAA
- the coaE gene encoding dephospho-CoA kinase (Dephospho-CoA kinase (CoaE) performs the final step in coenzyme A biosynthesis.), whose product MTVLGITGGVGAGKSRVLELLKEDHHAQIIQADQVAKELEEPGQPGLAALVERFGQGILDEEGRLDRNQFAGMIFRDQEALLTVNGIIHPLVWNVIKERVAEADTGLVAVEAALFDERSRDICRYLVFVDTNRENRIKRLMENRGYSREKCLDIMRNQPDREAFLKLADYVIDNNGSLEDVRRQIREMLEEITDEIS is encoded by the coding sequence ATGACGGTACTGGGAATCACAGGCGGTGTGGGAGCAGGCAAAAGCCGCGTCCTGGAGCTGTTAAAGGAGGATCATCACGCACAGATCATCCAGGCCGACCAGGTGGCGAAGGAACTGGAGGAGCCGGGGCAGCCCGGACTTGCAGCGCTGGTGGAGCGGTTCGGCCAGGGTATCCTCGATGAGGAGGGCAGGCTGGACAGGAATCAGTTTGCGGGGATGATCTTTCGGGATCAGGAGGCGCTTTTAACAGTGAATGGGATCATCCATCCGCTGGTATGGAATGTCATAAAGGAGCGGGTTGCCGAAGCAGACACCGGGTTGGTGGCTGTGGAGGCAGCCCTGTTTGACGAGCGCAGCCGTGATATCTGCCGGTACCTGGTGTTTGTGGATACAAACAGGGAAAACCGTATCAAAAGGCTGATGGAGAACCGTGGGTATTCCAGGGAGAAATGTCTGGACATCATGAGGAACCAGCCGGACAGAGAAGCCTTTCTTAAGCTGGCGGATTATGTCATTGACAATAACGGCAGCCTGGAGGATGTGCGCCGACAGATCAGAGAAATGCTTGAGGAGATTACAGATGAGATTAGTTAG
- a CDS encoding MBL fold metallo-hydrolase: MRLVSIASGSSGNCIYIGSGNTHILVDAGISNKRIEQGLNEIGLKGSDLNAVVVTHEHSDHVKGLGVLARKHHVPIYGTRETLEEVAGMKSLGEYPGELLKPICPDVSFHVGDLELQPFSIDHDAANPVAYRVKHEKRSVAVATDMGHFDQYVIDHLQGLDALLLESNHDVNMLQTGPYPYYLKRRILGDHGHLSNENAGRLLSYILHDKLKHILLGHLSKENNYEALAYETVKLEIDQGDCPYRSGDFPIEVAKRDEMSQIINL, encoded by the coding sequence ATGAGATTAGTTAGTATAGCCAGCGGGAGCAGCGGAAACTGCATCTACATTGGTTCGGGCAATACCCATATCCTGGTGGACGCGGGCATCAGCAACAAGCGGATCGAGCAGGGGCTGAACGAGATCGGTCTGAAGGGAAGCGACTTGAATGCCGTGGTGGTGACCCATGAGCATTCGGATCATGTAAAAGGGCTGGGGGTGCTGGCTCGGAAGCACCACGTGCCGATCTATGGGACCAGGGAGACCCTGGAGGAGGTGGCGGGCATGAAGTCCCTGGGAGAATATCCAGGGGAGCTGTTAAAGCCCATATGCCCGGACGTGTCCTTTCATGTGGGAGATTTAGAACTGCAGCCTTTTTCCATCGACCATGATGCAGCAAATCCGGTGGCTTACCGGGTGAAGCATGAGAAAAGGTCCGTTGCGGTGGCTACGGACATGGGACATTTCGACCAGTATGTGATCGACCATCTGCAGGGTCTGGATGCGCTTCTTTTAGAATCCAACCATGATGTGAATATGCTGCAGACGGGCCCCTATCCCTACTACTTGAAACGCAGGATACTGGGAGACCATGGGCATCTGTCCAACGAGAATGCCGGGAGGCTGTTGAGCTACATCCTCCATGACAAGCTAAAGCATATCCTGCTGGGGCATCTCAGCAAGGAGAACAATTACGAGGCCCTTGCCTATGAGACCGTAAAGCTGGAGATCGACCAGGGCGACTGCCCGTACCGGTCCGGGGATTTCCCCATAGAAGTGGCGAAGCGGGACGAGATGTCACAGATTATCAACCTCTAA
- a CDS encoding ACT domain-containing protein, translating to MSKIIITVVGKDTVGIIAKVCTYLAEKHVNILDISQTIVQGYFNMMMIADMEHATGSFDEIADELDKAGEEIGVSIKCQREEIFTRMHRI from the coding sequence ATGAGCAAAATTATCATTACCGTAGTAGGAAAAGACACAGTAGGCATCATTGCAAAGGTGTGTACATATCTGGCAGAGAAGCATGTGAATATTCTGGATATTTCCCAGACCATCGTTCAGGGGTATTTCAACATGATGATGATCGCGGATATGGAGCATGCGACCGGCAGCTTTGACGAGATCGCAGATGAGCTTGACAAAGCCGGCGAGGAGATCGGCGTGAGCATCAAATGCCAGCGTGAAGAGATCTTTACCAGGATGCACCGGATTTAA